Proteins encoded by one window of Cylindrospermum stagnale PCC 7417:
- the yidD gene encoding membrane protein insertion efficiency factor YidD, with product MQISLFDSFTRQISTAAITGYQKHISPHKGFVCAHRVLYGGESCSQYIKRAIAQDGLKIAFIKSRERFQACKQANQILHSQIENPEPTEEEEEEKQNPPAKAAQRFSFVGNDISFCPDCADLSCSCAELVSMTPDCGALDFGAADCSGADCSGADCSGLDCGGCSW from the coding sequence ATGCAAATTTCTTTGTTCGATTCTTTTACTAGACAAATCAGCACCGCTGCAATTACTGGATATCAAAAGCATATTTCGCCTCACAAAGGCTTTGTTTGCGCTCATCGAGTCTTATATGGTGGGGAATCTTGCTCTCAATACATCAAAAGAGCGATCGCACAAGATGGCTTAAAAATAGCGTTTATCAAGTCACGGGAACGGTTCCAAGCTTGTAAGCAAGCTAATCAAATTTTGCACTCCCAAATCGAGAACCCAGAACCGACAGAGGAAGAAGAAGAGGAAAAACAAAACCCACCAGCTAAGGCTGCTCAAAGGTTTTCATTCGTGGGTAATGACATTTCTTTCTGCCCTGACTGCGCCGATTTAAGCTGTAGTTGTGCCGAACTTGTCAGCATGACTCCTGATTGCGGTGCCCTCGATTTTGGGGCGGCTGATTGTAGTGGTGCTGATTGCAGTGGTGCTGATTGTAGTGGTCTCGATTGCGGGGGCTGTAGTTGGTAA
- the chlP gene encoding geranylgeranyl reductase — protein MLSVNVKIGRKPLTLRVAVVGSGPAGSSAAETLAKAGIETYLIERKLDNAKPCGGAIPLCMVSEFDLPPEIIDRRVRKMKMISPSNREVDINLINQDEYIGMCRREVLDGFLRDRAAKLGAILINATVHKLDIPTNNTDPYTIHYVDHTESGAQGIAKTLKVDLVIGADGANSRIAKEMDAGDYNYAIAFQERIRLPQDKMDYYNDLAEMYVGDDVSTDFYAWVFPKYDHVAVGTGTMHVNKASIKQLQAGIRARASEKLAGGQIIKVEAHPIPEHPRPRRVVGRIALVGDAAGYVTKSSGEGIYFAAKSGRMCAETIVEASNSGARIPSEGDLKIYLKRWDKKYGLTYKVLDILQSVFYRSDATREAFVEMCGDMDVQKLTFDSYLYKTVVPANPITQLKITAKTIGSLIRGNALAP, from the coding sequence ATGCTTTCGGTAAATGTGAAGATTGGGAGAAAACCTTTGACACTACGGGTTGCTGTTGTTGGCTCAGGCCCAGCTGGTTCATCTGCCGCTGAAACACTGGCAAAAGCTGGAATTGAAACTTACCTGATTGAACGGAAGCTAGATAACGCTAAACCCTGTGGGGGGGCGATTCCTCTGTGTATGGTGAGTGAATTTGACCTACCACCAGAGATTATCGACCGTCGAGTGCGGAAGATGAAAATGATTTCACCCTCAAATCGTGAGGTTGATATCAATCTGATTAATCAAGATGAATATATAGGAATGTGTCGCCGGGAAGTCCTAGATGGATTCCTGCGGGATCGAGCGGCAAAACTAGGTGCAATTTTAATAAATGCTACCGTTCATAAACTCGATATACCCACCAACAATACTGACCCCTACACCATCCATTACGTAGACCATACAGAAAGTGGCGCTCAAGGGATTGCCAAAACCCTGAAAGTAGATTTAGTAATTGGGGCGGATGGGGCTAATTCCCGCATTGCTAAAGAAATGGATGCTGGGGATTACAATTATGCGATCGCTTTTCAAGAGCGGATTCGCCTACCCCAAGACAAAATGGACTATTACAACGACCTCGCCGAAATGTACGTTGGCGATGACGTTTCCACCGACTTCTACGCTTGGGTTTTCCCCAAATATGACCACGTAGCCGTCGGTACTGGCACAATGCACGTTAACAAAGCCAGCATCAAACAACTACAAGCTGGTATTCGCGCCCGTGCTTCTGAGAAACTAGCAGGCGGTCAAATTATCAAAGTAGAAGCTCACCCCATCCCCGAACATCCCCGCCCCCGGCGCGTTGTCGGTCGCATCGCTTTAGTGGGTGATGCTGCTGGTTATGTTACCAAATCTTCCGGTGAAGGTATCTACTTTGCAGCTAAATCTGGGCGGATGTGTGCCGAAACCATTGTGGAAGCATCCAACAGCGGCGCCCGTATTCCCTCAGAAGGCGATCTTAAGATTTACCTGAAGCGTTGGGATAAAAAATATGGTCTCACCTACAAGGTGCTAGACATTTTGCAAAGTGTCTTTTATCGTTCCGACGCCACCCGCGAAGCCTTTGTAGAAATGTGCGGTGACATGGATGTACAGAAACTAACATTTGATAGTTATCTGTATAAAACTGTGGTTCCAGCCAATCCCATCACCCAACTAAAAATTACTGCCAAAACCATTGGTAGCTTAATTCGCGGTAACGCCCTCGCACCCTAA
- a CDS encoding Uma2 family endonuclease, whose translation MTSITLKKLTFEEFLVHHPDDGIYELVNGDIVKAEAIRAHKNIARYLVKSFDRESERLELDYIVDKDIVIRTVAANGEERGRNPDVSVVSASLWNANVTTYGAVIEPIQLAVEVTSTNWEDDYIDKLDEYQRLGIKEYWIVDYLAIASRNYLGNPKLPTIFVYQLVDGQYQIQAFTGEDRIISPTFTELNITVEQVITASQIHKL comes from the coding sequence ATGACTAGCATCACCCTGAAAAAACTAACTTTTGAAGAATTTCTAGTACACCATCCTGATGATGGTATCTACGAATTGGTGAATGGGGATATTGTCAAAGCGGAAGCAATTAGGGCGCATAAAAATATAGCCAGATATCTTGTTAAATCTTTTGACAGAGAAAGTGAGCGTTTAGAACTTGACTATATTGTAGATAAAGATATAGTCATCAGAACTGTTGCTGCTAATGGGGAAGAACGAGGGAGAAACCCAGATGTCAGCGTAGTAAGTGCATCTTTATGGAACGCCAATGTTACAACTTACGGCGCTGTTATTGAACCAATTCAACTAGCTGTAGAAGTAACATCAACTAACTGGGAAGATGATTACATAGACAAACTAGATGAATATCAACGTTTGGGAATTAAAGAGTATTGGATTGTGGATTATTTAGCTATTGCCTCTAGAAATTATCTAGGAAATCCCAAATTACCTACGATTTTTGTTTATCAGTTGGTTGATGGGCAATATCAAATACAAGCATTTACAGGAGAAGACAGAATAATTTCTCCTACTTTTACAGAATTAAATATAACGGTTGAGCAGGTTATTACCGCTAGTCAGATACATAAATTGTGA